The sequence TTCACCTTTTGGCatcataaatacattttttacattttgtcaaGTCTCATTTTCACTATAAAACAAATTGTTCCAGTAACTGCTGCTCATGGCATGCAAGGAACAGAATCAAGGATATGTTATTGATCAGACATGTTGGTTTTGTTCTAAGAGATCTGCGGAGGGCAGAAGTAGagagaaccaaaaaaaaagcagagcacTCCAAAGAACAAATggaggaagatgaagagagAAGCCACGCCTTAAACGACCTGAACAATTCATCCACAGCTCTCACAACCCCAGTGACCACCTCCAACTCTTTGGATTTGAAGCGATCACCCgacaacaagaagaagaaaaagaaatgagacaGAGTATTCCGAAAAAGCTTGTTTTAATTGATAAAAATTTTACAAATGAGTAAAGGTATATATAAATTTGCTTATCTATGTATATTTAACACCAAATAGTActgtataaaagaaaataaaggtaATGAGGTCTGTCTACATCTCTGCTCAAATTAAATATCTTCAGGTGGTGTAAACATCATGAGGTCACGCTCACAGACCGATTGTCTCACTCTTTCCCTCTGCTCGGGGGTGAACAGCAACTGATCGGCAATCATCTGAAACAACAATTTGGTTAACGCTTAAACGCTGATGAAGTAAACTAGTAtcaaaggtattttttttatagtgctGTTGCAGGTGAGAGTGTATTAGAAGTTCAGGAAAGAGCCAAATCCACCTCTTCAGTCCAGGGAGTGACCAGCAGTGGTGCCATTCTGGGGAAAGCTGAATTAAAAAGTGTGAAGAGCGTGAGTGGTGAGGGCCACATGCTTAAATCCatctccattaaacaccaaagTGGAAAAAGCAAAGACAGCAATCTGAACACTTAGTGTACCTCTAGGAGTCATCTGTGCATCCTGAACAGGCTCTGAATGGTGGGCCTGAGGGCTCTCCATTTCAGCATCTTCTAGTCCAAGTGAGAACCTTTCCACTGCCATACTCTGCACAGGAGATAAGCTGCATCGGGCTGTGGGTTGCAGATATCGCTCAAAGTCCAGATCAGGAATagtctaaaataataataatagcagcagCATTACACTCAGTTGGCATAAATTTCCAGATAAGCATTACTAGATAAGGAATGGATTGGATATGATTACCTCACGGTCTTGATTTTCAGTCACTTTACAGTCTGCACTGatagatctatatatataaaaaaataaagccatGATTTACAAAAACCTGCACCTAATTAGCTTTTCCTTGTAGGTAAACCATTGTTCCAGTGAAgaaacttatatttaaatggtaGATCTAAAGCTGAACTGGATCTGGTTTTCTTGAACATCTTCCTAAAAAAGACTTAAAAGAAGAAAGGTCTgggccaggggtcggcaaccttaaacactcaaagagccactTGGAgctgtttcccacagaaaaaccacagggagccacaaaacccttttgacatctaaaatgaagataacaccgCAAGTGTagaaaaactgtagtgtgttgcatttatgaaatcaattaactgctaccgagtaaacgaaattttatttctgcaggcaaacaaaaatattttgaagagTTTGAACTAACCCTAAGAAAacagacgctgggttgaaggttactttcaaataaaatgttcaatgtctaattgagtcctcttcgtattcatggccagggctctcaagttttgaagacaggcaagcgtgacatctccaaacctcaattttttttcattggttgttgcgttaaatctgtcccagatagtgctattttctgattggctattgtgtagcctctttttttgattgactgataagtgtcaggctcactaagaactgagacgcgcttgattcctgcacggttccatagagacagcggtgtggactgatacattttgtgcgctgcggcttattaactATATGATAATTAGTCAAAaggaaatacgatgtgtggcgggagaaaaGACCAAACTCTCAacgtgtgacacttgacagccctgcatgacatcaaaactttaacttgccggctgcagcaaaccaaaaatgcgtctgcttctgtgtgtcggatttcgcaagtcggcggttatgacgcataatttgagcgacaaaaaaaaaattaaaacacggtttattttaatgttacaaggagcatcataatcttagaatttagaattacatttttttttaactaacaaaataaaatacatttaaattaaatatttattttccaaatctagagccgcagcagagggatgaaagagcctcttgcggctccggagccgcgggttgccgacccctggtctaggcACTATCAAAACTTAGATGCCATCCTCATTAAAAATATCAACACCTACAATACGACAACTAAAACATTCCAACAAATACAGTAAGAATAAAAAGGACATTCATCTGAAGAAAAATCCATGAAGTATCATTAGTTAAATTTGATAATTGGAAATTTCTGGCTTACAGAATGTTTTTCATATGCatcaatttttttatgttttcttaaaCCTGGATTCCCAGATATTTCATATCAAGTTATACATTGTGAATtcaacgttagcttgtttaacTTCCTTGAGCAGAACTCTTAGTTAACCTCTATCACAATTTTAGAAATGGAATTAATTAGTGTAATTTACCTTTCATTAACACAAATATCAGTTTTGCCTGATGGTGCTGGAGAGACCTGGACTTGCTGTGGTGTGGTGGACATCACAGAGGGGGAGCAAGGGACTGAGACACAGCTCTCCATAGGCTCTGCTTGTGGAGTGGTCTTGCATGCTGAAGGTGAGTGGGTGAAACTCATTGCATGGGCTTGACTGTCTGAGTGGATCATGTCCACTTCAGCAATCACAGTCCCTTCAGTTTGCTCCTGGGACAGTGCGGAAGTCTGTTGAACACTTCTCTCTGGCTCTGTACTGTTGACTGGATGTGCAGGAAGTTGAAGTGGCAGTTCTTCTCCTGTATGGCAAGGAGAATTGTGTGGCTTTATGTCTGCTGTCTGGTACGTATGGTCATCTTCTGGTGTGATCATGAGGTCTGACTGGATGTTGCTGATACTTGTATGATGATCAGGATGGCTAagttgtgtgtctgagactTCCTTAGGTGATGGATAGGGGGCAGACCCGTCCTGCCCAGGGCTGATATGAATGGGTTtggaggaggaaggaaggggATCAGCATGCTGTTTAGGAGTACGGACAGGAGTTGCAGTGGTGTGTGCTTTTGCAGCAGGAGAGGAAGAAGGGGATGCAGTAAGTCCACTTTTAGATGGAGTGAAAATGCAAGGAAGAGGAGATGAATGTGTGACTACAGCAGACCTCTTCAGTTTCCCCGGTGTGCTGAATTTATACCCATGTGGGGAACACTGGGTAAAGGTAGCCGCATTCAACCGAGACGATCTTCTTACAGCATCTGAGGATAATTGTGTCCATACTTTTAATCAGTTGACAGTCAAACACAATCACTAAACATCACAAGGCAAACCGAGATAATTGTTAAGGCTGTAGAGAACTCGTACCAACTACTTTGATTGGACTCTCCACCTGAAAGAAGCCTCCATGAAAAACCACCGTTTGGACTGGCAAAGTGTTAGCCGGAGCATTTGAAGCAGGAGTCGTGTCATCTTGAACTTTGTCTGAAGCCTCAGCAGTTTTAGCTGCAGCCTGCTTTGCCTTCATGGCAGCTTTCACTGCAGCCAGCCGACTCTTTGCAGCAGCACTGGCTCCAGCACCTGCTCCCAGCTTACCTCCTGCAGCAGGGGGCTTTTGCTTCATCATGCACAAGGAACACATGaagtttaattaattatacatCTATCTCCTCAATATTATGTCATCAACAACCCAGCATAGGGAAAGTTCAGTTGGTTGACGAGTTTAATAAGTATACAAAGTTTTTGGGGTTTAAACACAATTCTTGAGTGAATTAGGCTCATCGAGTCATTCAGTTATTTTCGGTACTTTGAACATGATCAACACAGACTGATATAAATATTGcagatgtataaaaaatattaatagtctaaataaaaatagtctGTATACCTTGACCACTTTCTTCTGCCTGGTGACAGGCTTGATCTCCTCTTGCCAGCCCCTAGCTTCAGCTTCTTTTAATGCATTAAACTTCTTATCAACATCTTCCACCTAATACAAGAGACAAGGTGACCAGAGGTAAAAGATTACTGAACCATTTTTCACAGTAGAAAACACATTCTCAAGCAATAGCATTTACCTCCTTACTCAATATATAATAGAAAGATTTCAGTAATGACAACGTCTTAAATAATCACCTGAAAGTACACCATGTCCCAGAACCCCTGCAAGTCCATGCAGGTCGTGATCTTCTCCCCTCTACCAAAATCACAATCATCAACCAGGCCACTAAACTGGCCAAAGCGTTCCTTTATTAGCAGTCTGGCCTGGCCAACAGCTGTCCGCATTCGGTCTTGCACTGGAGACATAGAGTAAAGGAGAGCACATGAACTTCAGGACTATATGAGCATAGAGGGTGTGAAAGACTGAATTACAATGTtctttgggggggggggggggtgttttttACTCACTCTCTTCCGGGATTGAGGAATCTTCAAACCGTAATTCCCAAAATTCAGACAACCCAGTCAACCTTTCTGTCTCGCTAGCCATTACTGCCCTATAGAGTACATTCAAGCACATGCACATTACATACCACAAACTCAGGCATATAGCTatttgtaaatacaaataatccTTGTATACAGAGGCAACTGCTCTCACCTGAAATAGGGCACATCGTGCTGAGGTTCTGATGTTGCTGAGGAAGGTGAGGCAGCAGCAGGTGGTGAAGACGAAGATGGAAGAATAGAAGACACAAGAGCTGGGGAAGGAGAGGCAGGAGGTGGgcaagaaagagaggaaggagtGACAGATGAAGCAGTAGGTAGGGCAGAAGTGGTGGGATTAAATTCAGGAGAAGGAGCAGATGTAGAAACAGACGCAGGACATGGTTTGGATATACATGGTGGAGGTGAGGGAAGAGGAGGACCAGAGGAAGAGTCAGATGTTGGAGAAATTGGGTTTGTAGGCTCCATCTGGGGTTCAACTGAGAAGCTGCATAAAAGCAAGACCAAAAATTTGTGCACTCCAAAATGCAAACATGACAGACCATTGAAATGTAGCCTTAAGATATTCATACTGAAAAAGACCACTCATCACTGGCACGTGAATTAAGTACCTAGGTGAGAGGAAGGCATCGGCAGAGCGAGGAGAAAGGGGTGTAGGCTGGAATGTTCTCAGACCAGAAGGGGCCTGGAACACAAATCCTTGGGGTGCAAATGAAACTGGAGTCACATTAGTGTCCTCAGTCATCTTTTCCTCTTTATTACCAGGGGGATTTACTGCAGCAACCACCTCATCAGCAACCTGATAAAACATTTCCCAAacttatttatacttatactatatatttataccaGTCTGAACTGAAAAAAGATAGATGTTGTAAACCTCTGCAGGTTTATTTaccttgttttctttcttttcagctgCCAAAGTGTCAGTATGTCCTGTTGGACAAGAGGTAGTCAGCTTAGATATATAAAATGCTAAGAAAATGTATATTCCTGGTAATGTATATTGTACATTGAACTTACCCTGCATAGCTTTTCCTCTACCAGATGAGGGTGCTGCAGGCTGCCTGCTAGCAGCTTTTGCTTTGGGAGGTCTGAGATCTAGCATTTAGTGAACAccaaacaaaagacaatgatgagAAATGATAAAATGAATGTGAAAAGTATAATGACCAATGAATTTTAATAGAGAATTGGGGAAAAATATACCTGCAGCGGGTTTAGCCACAGAGTTGGCTGTTAGGGCTGCCGTCACAGTTTTAGCAGCTGATCGTGTAGTTGGACATCTGACAATGGGGTCAACTATCAAAGAGACAAGAGGACTTGAATCCAAAACTATATCCAACAAATATTATTCCACCAGCTTTGAGACTCATGCGGGACAGAGTGGGCAACCTGTCAACAATTTACCTGTAGAAATTCTGCCTTTGGCCATTGCTGGCACTGAAGACTTTTTAGCTCTGGTGATGGGTGGCTCAGCTAAAGACCAAAATACAAAACCCACTTTACTGTTACAGGTCAATGCAGTGCTgtgcttttaaataaacactggaAAATGACTAATGAACAACAAATATTctagaaacaaaaaaattaaaagtccAAAGAAATAATCGCAGAAAAATGTCTCATACCCTTTTTAGGTGCAGGCTGTTTTTCAGCTGGCTGCTGTATGAGgcagaaaaacaagcaaaaggtggcacaaattaaatattgtagggagtaaaaaatatataaaactagAGAAGAGTGCCAAGACTAATGTACCTTTGGCTGTAGATGCTGTTTCATAGAACGGGTCACTCTGGTGGATTGCATAGATTCTGTGGTCTGAAATAAAAGCATGAGTCACTGAGCAATACAGCTGTAAGGTACAAATGtgcaaacaaattaaattaagcTCACCTTTTTTGCCATTGGTATAACAGGATTCAAGGGCAAATAGCCCAGAGGCTGTGGGCGGTAGAGACCGACTTTAAAGGtacctttcttttccttttctcgcctttctttctccttctgcaAGGCTTTGTTCTCTTTAAAACGTGCCAGcatctttctcctctcttctaCAGCACTGTTATCTAGTCAAAAACATAAAGGGTTATTAGTTTCACAGGATGGATATGATTGGTAGAAGGAAAATTTGGGGGAAATCTTACTTTTATCTACTTTATCTTTGCACCCCGTATCTTGGGAAGGAAGAACTGACTTCTCAAAATGGGAGGCATCCAAAGAAAGCTCCAGCTCTTTAAGTTGGTCCAGGGGCCTGCGGAGGTTTTGCATCTTTTCCCTGTTCTCTTTTTGTGATTGGGAGCGTCGCCTTGACATTTTCACTCTTATCATCGAGACACTGCTGTCTCGCTTGTAAAGATGAGCAAAGCGAGAATCCATACTGCAAAGATGTTacatactaaatataaatacaatgcaAAAATCTTTCTGCATTTTAAGCAAGAAAACTGAGTCATTGTTAAAATGGTTAAATCCAAGAAACAGTTGTGACTCATCTCAAGTACATACACTTCATAGGGTGAATATTATGTCTAATACAAcactgatgcaaaaaaaaaaaaaaggtataatataaacaatatcCATGAATGCATGtttaatacacaaaaaaaaaggaaacaatttcAAGAAATATTTTCTCCTTAATCTCTTTACTGCAGTATGCcaggtgtttatttatttgctttgtttaataataaatcaaactgCACTACTAGTGATGATCATGTCGAACAGCTCCACTCCTGCTCAGATCAGATTAGCTTGTTTAGCTCTCATTTCCTCACCAAACTAgctcaaaataaagaaatataactCCATATCTACCCAAAACAGGAATAAAAGAGATAAAGACATAGTTTTATTGTAGTTACGCGAGCATTAAGATCATTTGTTATTAATATCTTGCgttgttttgtatgttttagtAGTTATGTTTCCTCTCTCCCAATGAGGCTAACAAATGCTAATTGTATGAGTATCTTTAGGCTTTGTATCTTATATGTTCCTTTACCTGTAACTTGTAGCTTGTTTATGTCAAAACCACCTGTTCGTTGTCAACCGGCCTAATATATATCTTAAAAAACCGCGTTAAATACGAAGTAAACAAACGACGTCCTCTTCTTCGTCCACTTCGTTAAAACATAAGAAAGATGGCGGGTAGGTTTTGAAAATTCGACACACTCGTTCTGATTTGCTGATGGACACCCGGAAGTTGACGCTGATTCGTCGAGCGCCTGAACGTAAATACTTTGCCAAACCTTGTTTTAAAAATTCAGCATTTTCGATATATATCACACGTGCATGTCATACATACTGTTACACGACTTAATTCAGTCGGGTTTTATTGCCAGTCATTGAACTAAGCTGTTCATTGCTTTGTATATTTGCATGGATTGCTTGCATTTGACACAAGTTCAAATCAAACAAGATATATATAATCCTcatgaattaaa is a genomic window of Tachysurus fulvidraco isolate hzauxx_2018 chromosome 8, HZAU_PFXX_2.0, whole genome shotgun sequence containing:
- the dlgap5 gene encoding disks large-associated protein 5 isoform X2, whose protein sequence is MDSRFAHLYKRDSSVSMIRVKMSRRRSQSQKENREKMQNLRRPLDQLKELELSLDASHFEKSVLPSQDTGCKDKVDKNNSAVEERRKMLARFKENKALQKEKERREKEKKGTFKVGLYRPQPLGYLPLNPVIPMAKKTTESMQSTRVTRSMKQHLQPKPAEKQPAPKKAEPPITRAKKSSVPAMAKGRISTVDPIVRCPTTRSAAKTVTAALTANSVAKPAADLRPPKAKAASRQPAAPSSGRGKAMQGHTDTLAAEKKENKVADEVVAAVNPPGNKEEKMTEDTNVTPVSFAPQGFVFQAPSGLRTFQPTPLSPRSADAFLSPSFSVEPQMEPTNPISPTSDSSSGPPLPSPPPCISKPCPASVSTSAPSPEFNPTTSALPTASSVTPSSLSCPPPASPSPALVSSILPSSSSPPAAASPSSATSEPQHDVPYFRAVMASETERLTGLSEFWELRFEDSSIPEEMQDRMRTAVGQARLLIKERFGQFSGLVDDCDFGRGEKITTCMDLQGFWDMVYFQVEDVDKKFNALKEAEARGWQEEIKPVTRQKKVVKQKPPAAGGKLGAGAGASAAAKSRLAAVKAAMKAKQAAAKTAEASDKVQDDTTPASNAPANTLPVQTVVFHGGFFQVESPIKVVDAVRRSSRLNAATFTQCSPHGYKFSTPGKLKRSAVVTHSSPLPCIFTPSKSGLTASPSSSPAAKAHTTATPVRTPKQHADPLPSSSKPIHISPGQDGSAPYPSPKEVSDTQLSHPDHHTSISNIQSDLMITPEDDHTYQTADIKPHNSPCHTGEELPLQLPAHPVNSTEPERSVQQTSALSQEQTEGTVIAEVDMIHSDSQAHAMSFTHSPSACKTTPQAEPMESCVSVPCSPSVMSTTPQQVQVSPAPSGKTDICVNERSISADCKVTENQDRETIPDLDFERYLQPTARCSLSPVQSMAVERFSLGLEDAEMESPQAHHSEPVQDAQMTPRAFPRMAPLLVTPWTEEMIADQLLFTPEQRERVRQSVCERDLMMFTPPEDI
- the dlgap5 gene encoding disks large-associated protein 5 isoform X3; the protein is MDSRFAHLYKRDSSVSMIRVKMSRRRSQSQKENREKMQNLRRPLDQLKELELSLDASHFEKSVLPSQDTGCKDKVDKNNSAVEERRKMLARFKENKALQKEKERREKEKKGTFKVGLYRPQPLGYLPLNPVIPMAKKTTESMQSTRVTRSMKQHLQPKQPAEKQPAPKKAEPPITRAKKSSVPAMAKGRISTVDPIVRCPTTRSAAKTVTAALTANSVAKPAADLRPPKAKAASRQPAAPSSGRGKAMQGHTDTLAAEKKENKVADEVVAAVNPPGNKEEKMTEDTNVTPVSFAPQGFVFQAPSGLRTFQPTPLSPRSADAFLSPSFSVEPQMEPTNPISPTSDSSSGPPLPSPPPCISKPCPASVSTSAPSPEFNPTTSALPTASSVTPSSLSCPPPASPSPALVSSILPSSSSPPAAASPSSATSEPQHDVPYFRAVMASETERLTGLSEFWELRFEDSSIPEEMQDRMRTAVGQARLLIKERFGQFSGLVDDCDFGRGEKITTCMDLQGFWDMVYFQVEDVDKKFNALKEAEARGWQEEIKPVTRQKKVVKQKPPAAGGKLGAGAGASAAAKSRLAAVKAAMKAKQAAAKTAEASDKVQDDTTPASNAPANTLPVQTVVFHGGFFQVESPIKVVDAVRRSSRLNAATFTQCSPHGYKFSTPGKLKRSAVVTHSSPLPCIFTPSKSGLTASPSSSPAAKAHTTATPVRTPKQHADPLPSSSKPIHISPGQDGSAPYPSPKEVSDTQLSHPDHHTSISNIQSDLMITPEDDHTYQTADIKPHNSPCHTGEELPLQLPAHPVNSTEPERSVQQTSALSQEQTEGTVIAEVDMIHSDSQAHAMSFTHSPSACKTTPQAEPMESCVSVPCSPSVMSTTPQQVQVSPAPSGKTDICVNERSISADCKVTENQDRETIPDLDFERYLQPTARCSLSPVQSMAVERFSLGLEDAEMESPQAHHSEPVQDAQMTPRDDCRSVAVHPRAEGKSETIGL
- the dlgap5 gene encoding disks large-associated protein 5 isoform X1; amino-acid sequence: MDSRFAHLYKRDSSVSMIRVKMSRRRSQSQKENREKMQNLRRPLDQLKELELSLDASHFEKSVLPSQDTGCKDKVDKNNSAVEERRKMLARFKENKALQKEKERREKEKKGTFKVGLYRPQPLGYLPLNPVIPMAKKTTESMQSTRVTRSMKQHLQPKQPAEKQPAPKKAEPPITRAKKSSVPAMAKGRISTVDPIVRCPTTRSAAKTVTAALTANSVAKPAADLRPPKAKAASRQPAAPSSGRGKAMQGHTDTLAAEKKENKVADEVVAAVNPPGNKEEKMTEDTNVTPVSFAPQGFVFQAPSGLRTFQPTPLSPRSADAFLSPSFSVEPQMEPTNPISPTSDSSSGPPLPSPPPCISKPCPASVSTSAPSPEFNPTTSALPTASSVTPSSLSCPPPASPSPALVSSILPSSSSPPAAASPSSATSEPQHDVPYFRAVMASETERLTGLSEFWELRFEDSSIPEEMQDRMRTAVGQARLLIKERFGQFSGLVDDCDFGRGEKITTCMDLQGFWDMVYFQVEDVDKKFNALKEAEARGWQEEIKPVTRQKKVVKQKPPAAGGKLGAGAGASAAAKSRLAAVKAAMKAKQAAAKTAEASDKVQDDTTPASNAPANTLPVQTVVFHGGFFQVESPIKVVDAVRRSSRLNAATFTQCSPHGYKFSTPGKLKRSAVVTHSSPLPCIFTPSKSGLTASPSSSPAAKAHTTATPVRTPKQHADPLPSSSKPIHISPGQDGSAPYPSPKEVSDTQLSHPDHHTSISNIQSDLMITPEDDHTYQTADIKPHNSPCHTGEELPLQLPAHPVNSTEPERSVQQTSALSQEQTEGTVIAEVDMIHSDSQAHAMSFTHSPSACKTTPQAEPMESCVSVPCSPSVMSTTPQQVQVSPAPSGKTDICVNERSISADCKVTENQDRETIPDLDFERYLQPTARCSLSPVQSMAVERFSLGLEDAEMESPQAHHSEPVQDAQMTPRAFPRMAPLLVTPWTEEMIADQLLFTPEQRERVRQSVCERDLMMFTPPEDI
- the dlgap5 gene encoding disks large-associated protein 5 isoform X5, which produces MQSTRVTRSMKQHLQPKPAEKQPAPKKAEPPITRAKKSSVPAMAKGRISTVDPIVRCPTTRSAAKTVTAALTANSVAKPAADLRPPKAKAASRQPAAPSSGRGKAMQGHTDTLAAEKKENKVADEVVAAVNPPGNKEEKMTEDTNVTPVSFAPQGFVFQAPSGLRTFQPTPLSPRSADAFLSPSFSVEPQMEPTNPISPTSDSSSGPPLPSPPPCISKPCPASVSTSAPSPEFNPTTSALPTASSVTPSSLSCPPPASPSPALVSSILPSSSSPPAAASPSSATSEPQHDVPYFRAVMASETERLTGLSEFWELRFEDSSIPEEMQDRMRTAVGQARLLIKERFGQFSGLVDDCDFGRGEKITTCMDLQGFWDMVYFQVEDVDKKFNALKEAEARGWQEEIKPVTRQKKVVKQKPPAAGGKLGAGAGASAAAKSRLAAVKAAMKAKQAAAKTAEASDKVQDDTTPASNAPANTLPVQTVVFHGGFFQVESPIKVVDAVRRSSRLNAATFTQCSPHGYKFSTPGKLKRSAVVTHSSPLPCIFTPSKSGLTASPSSSPAAKAHTTATPVRTPKQHADPLPSSSKPIHISPGQDGSAPYPSPKEVSDTQLSHPDHHTSISNIQSDLMITPEDDHTYQTADIKPHNSPCHTGEELPLQLPAHPVNSTEPERSVQQTSALSQEQTEGTVIAEVDMIHSDSQAHAMSFTHSPSACKTTPQAEPMESCVSVPCSPSVMSTTPQQVQVSPAPSGKTDICVNERSISADCKVTENQDRETIPDLDFERYLQPTARCSLSPVQSMAVERFSLGLEDAEMESPQAHHSEPVQDAQMTPRAFPRMAPLLVTPWTEEMIADQLLFTPEQRERVRQSVCERDLMMFTPPEDI
- the dlgap5 gene encoding disks large-associated protein 5 isoform X4, which gives rise to MQSTRVTRSMKQHLQPKQPAEKQPAPKKAEPPITRAKKSSVPAMAKGRISTVDPIVRCPTTRSAAKTVTAALTANSVAKPAADLRPPKAKAASRQPAAPSSGRGKAMQGHTDTLAAEKKENKVADEVVAAVNPPGNKEEKMTEDTNVTPVSFAPQGFVFQAPSGLRTFQPTPLSPRSADAFLSPSFSVEPQMEPTNPISPTSDSSSGPPLPSPPPCISKPCPASVSTSAPSPEFNPTTSALPTASSVTPSSLSCPPPASPSPALVSSILPSSSSPPAAASPSSATSEPQHDVPYFRAVMASETERLTGLSEFWELRFEDSSIPEEMQDRMRTAVGQARLLIKERFGQFSGLVDDCDFGRGEKITTCMDLQGFWDMVYFQVEDVDKKFNALKEAEARGWQEEIKPVTRQKKVVKQKPPAAGGKLGAGAGASAAAKSRLAAVKAAMKAKQAAAKTAEASDKVQDDTTPASNAPANTLPVQTVVFHGGFFQVESPIKVVDAVRRSSRLNAATFTQCSPHGYKFSTPGKLKRSAVVTHSSPLPCIFTPSKSGLTASPSSSPAAKAHTTATPVRTPKQHADPLPSSSKPIHISPGQDGSAPYPSPKEVSDTQLSHPDHHTSISNIQSDLMITPEDDHTYQTADIKPHNSPCHTGEELPLQLPAHPVNSTEPERSVQQTSALSQEQTEGTVIAEVDMIHSDSQAHAMSFTHSPSACKTTPQAEPMESCVSVPCSPSVMSTTPQQVQVSPAPSGKTDICVNERSISADCKVTENQDRETIPDLDFERYLQPTARCSLSPVQSMAVERFSLGLEDAEMESPQAHHSEPVQDAQMTPRAFPRMAPLLVTPWTEEMIADQLLFTPEQRERVRQSVCERDLMMFTPPEDI